In the Ursus arctos isolate Adak ecotype North America unplaced genomic scaffold, UrsArc2.0 scaffold_19, whole genome shotgun sequence genome, one interval contains:
- the FOXF1 gene encoding forkhead box protein F1, whose product MSSAPEKQQPPHGGGVGGGGGGGAAMDPASSGPSKAKKTNAGIRRPEKPPYSYIALIVMAIQSSPTKRLTLSEIYQFLQSRFPFFRGSYQGWKNSVRHNLSLNECFIKLPKGLGRPGKGHYWTIDPASEFMFEEGSFRRRPRGFRRKCQALKPMYSMMNGLGFNHLPDTYGFQSSAGGLSCPPNSLALEGGLGMMNGHLPGNVDGMALPSHSVPHLPANGGHSYMGSCGGAAAGEYPHHDSSVPASPLLPAAASGVMEPHAVYSSSTAAWPPSASAALNSGASYIKQQPLSPCNPAANPLSGSLSTHSLDQPYLHQNSHNAPAELQGIPRYHSQSPGMCDRKEFVFSFNTMASSSMHTAGSGSYYHQQVTYQDIKPCVM is encoded by the exons ATGTCTTCGGCGCCCGAGAAGCAGCAGCCACCGCACGGCGGCGGCGtcggcggcggcgggggaggcgGCGCGGCCATGGACCCCGCGTCGTCCGGCCCGTCCAAGGCCAAGAAGACCAACGCCGGCATCCGGCGCCCCGAGAAGCCGCCCTACTCGTACATCGCGCTCATCGTCATGGCCATCCAGAGCTCGCCCACCAAGCGTCTGACGCTCAGCGAGATCTACCAGTTCCTGCAGAGCCGTTTCCCCTTCTTCCGCGGCTCCTACCAGGGCTGGAAGAACTCCGTGCGCCACAACCTCTCACTCAACGAGTGCTTCATCAAGTTGCCCAAGGGCCTCGGGCGGCCTGGCAAGGGCCACTACTGGACCATCGACCCAGCCAGCGAATTCATGTTCGAGGAGGGCTCCTTTCGGCGGCGGCCGCGCGGCTTCCGAAGGAAATGCCAGGCGCTCAAGCCCATGTACAGCATGATGAACGGGCTTGGCTTCAACCACCTCCCGGACACCTACGGCTTCCAGAGCTCTGCCGGCGGCCTCTCGTGCCCGCCCAACAGCCTGGCGCTGGAGGGTGGCCTAGGCATGATGAACGGCCACTTGCCGGGCAACGTGGACGGCATGGCTTTGCCCAGCCACTCGGTGCCACACCTGCCCGCCAACGGCGGCCACTCGTACATGGGCAGCTGTGGCGGTGCAGCGGCCGGTGAGTACCCGCACCACGACAGCTCGGTGCCTGCCTCCCCGCTGCTGCCTGCAGCCGCCAGTGGGGTCATGGAGCCGCACGCAGTCTACTCGAGCTCCACGGCTGCCTGGCCACCCTCGGCCTCCGCAGCCCTCAACAGCGGCGCCTCCTACATCAAGCAGCAGCCCCTGTCCCCCTGCAACCCTGCGGCCAACCCCCTGTCTGGCAGCCTCTCCACGCACTCCCTGGACCAGCCGTATCTACACCAGAACAGTCACAACGCCCCAGCTGAGTTGCAAG GCATCCCGAGGTATCACTCCCAGTCCCCCGGCATGTGTGACCGCAAGGAGTTCGTCTTCTCCTTCAACACCATGGCATCCTCGTCCATGCACACAGCCGGCAGTGGCTCCTACTACCACCAGCAGGTCACCTACCAAGATATCAAGCCCTGCGTGATGTGA